TCCGCCATTGAGGATGTTCATCATCGGCACCGGCAGGATGTGCGCGTTCGGCCCGCCGATGTAGCGGAACAGCGGCAGCTCGGCGGAATCGGCGGCGGCCTTGGCGACGGCCAGCGACACGCCCAGGATCGCGTTGCCGCCCAGCCGGGACTTGTCGGGGGTGCCGTCCAGGTCCACCAGCGCCTGGTCCACCAATCGCTGGTCGTCGGCGGCCAGGCCGATCACCGCCGGGCCGATCTCGTCGAGGACCGCCTGCACGGCCTTGTGTACGCCTTTGCCGCCGTAACGCTCACCGCCGTCGCGCAACTCGACGGCCTCGTGCTCACCGGTCGACGCGCCGGAAGGCACCGCCGCCCGGGCAAACGTCCCGTCGATCAGGGCGATCTCGACCTCGACCGTCGGGTTACCGCGGGAATCGAGGATCTCGCGGGCCCCGACCTGCTCGATAATCGGCACTGAGTCTCTCCTTGTGTTCCTGGCTGGGCCTCGGGCCGCCGTTAGCGTAAAGCCTGATACATCCTGCTACAGCGGGTGACCCGCCGCATAAGCGGTCGCCCAGTCGCGCACCGCCCGCGCGTACACGCCCGAGTTGTTGTAGGCCCGCAGCGCGGTGATCCACCCGCGAGGTGTCGCCAGATCCTTTCCCCGCCAACACAGGTAACCCGCCGCCGCGAGCGCCGCATCGTCGATGTTGTCCGGGCTGAGGCGGCCGTCGTTGTGGGCGTCGACACCGTACAACCGCCACGTCTCCGGGATGAACTGCATCGGCCCCATGGCCCGCACCACCCCGTCGTCGTCCGTCGCCTGTTCCTCGCTGTCGACGATGCGCAGGGTGCCGCCGCTACCGTCCAGGCGAACACCGCGAATCGGGGGGCTCACGTCCCCGTTGGGCGACAGCCGCGCGCCGCGGTAGGTGCCGTGGTGGCTTTCGACCTGCCCGATGCCCGCCAACGTGGTCCACGCGATATGGCACTTGGGGTTCTCGACCTCGGCGACCCGGGCCGCGTACGCGTACGCCTCCAGCGCGATGACCGGAATCTCCAACCCCGCCGACCGCTCTTCGGCCCAGGCCCGCAGCTGGTCCGCGGGGCGGCCGCTGGCGTGCGTGTCCACCGGCGGCACCGGGGCCCCCGCCGGCGGCGGGACACCCTCCGGGATGAAGAGGCTGAGCTGCCACGTGCAACTGGAGGCCATCAGCATCGCGGTCGCGCCGATCACGGCGCCCGCGCGCAGCCAACGCCTCGGCGACACCATGCTGGTTAAAGCTCCTCAAACTCCCCTGCACCAACTTCCGCAACCATCGTCCCATGGGTTGCGCAGCAGCCCGGTCGCATCGGGGCCCCGACGCAGGTATTCAGTTGATTTTCATTAGCTGCGCGCGTTGGCGCTCAGGCGTCGTCGGCCACGGCGCCCGCCGAGGACGCATCGGGCGCCTCGCCCGATGGCCAGTGCTCACGCCACTCGTCTTCCGTGATCTCCCCGAGGGGGGCCACGTCGAACTCCTCCGGGACACCGACGCCGCGGCGCGTCGCGGCGATCGCCCGCTCGACTTCGCGGACCGTGTCCACGAACTCCAGAACCGCCGAGCGCAACGCGCCTTCCGCGTCACCGTCGGCCGCCACGGAGATGGAGGTGATCTCGCCGGGGATGAGGTCGGCGGGCAGGCCCGCCTTCTCGGCGCGCTGAATCACCTTCTGCGCCAACGCCAATGCCGGCTGTCCGGTGTGCACGTCGTCCATCACCGACTTTCGCGACTTCTCGGCCGCCTTGCGTTCTTCCCATTGCGCTAACTGCTCCTGAAGCGAAATGGTCTGGCCCGCAAGCACACCGGGGACCCGATTGCCCAGCTTCCGCATCAGCGTGACGGCGACGTCGTCGATGGTGAAGGGCAGCTGCGGGGCGTCCTCTGCGATGCGCGCGTGGAAGAGCACCTGCAGCAGCACGTCGCCGAGTTCTTCACGCAGCTGGTCGGCGCTGCCGCTGCGGACCGCGTCCAACAGCTCGTACGTTTCCTCCAGCAGGAACCTGCGCAACGAGTCGTGGGTTTGCTCGCTCTCCCACGGTCCGGCGGTGCGCAGTTTGTCCATCATCGCGACCACGTCGACCAGTCGTTCGCCGCGCGGCGTCTCCGGCGCGGAGATCAACCGGGCGCCCGCAGCCAGCCGGGCGGTGACGGCCGGATGGTCGGGATCCGACGACAGCAGCACCGGCGCGTCGTCGCCGGAGTGCACCGGACGCGCCGCGGGCAGCGACCACGGCACCGCGACGGGCATCTCCTCGGTGTACTGCACCTCTCCGGCCAAGTGTTCGATGGCCTCCACCGGCACCAGCGACGGGCGACGCGGGTCGAACAAGACGACGATCATAGGCGTCGCTCCTTCTCATCGCTTCGTCCCCCGCAAGCGGGTGGGGGTCCCTCCCTTTGGGGGCGTGCCCCCACTGCATCGTCGCCGGCGCGGATCATCGCGCTTGCCGCTCCTCACTGGCCATCGGTGCGGGTGACGACCCCGTTATACCAATATCGGTCTGGGGCTTACCTTGCAGCGCCGTCACCAGATTGGCCACCATCTGCACCAACTCGACATCGCGGATGCGCGCCGCCCCGACGCCGCCGGCCCGCGGGATGGGAACCTGCACGGTCGAGGTGGTGGCGCGGTAGCTCGCGGCCGGATACATCCGCTTGAGCCGCACCTGCGCCGAGTCGGGCAGCGTCATCGGCGAGAGCCGCACGGTCGCCGCCGACGGGGCCGATACCTCGGTGATGCCGGCGGCGCGGCACAGCAGCCGCAACCGCGCCACCGCCACCAGGCGCAGCGCCGGTTCGGGCAGCGCGCCGTAGCGGTCGACGAGTTCCTCCACCACGGCGTCGACGGCCGCATCGTCCGCCGCCGCCGCCAGCCGCCGGTAGGCCTCCAGCCGCAGCCGGTCGCTGCCGATGTAGTCCGGCGGCAGGTGCGCGTCCACCGGCAGGTCGATGCGCACGTCCTTGGGCTCCTCGGGCGTGGTCACGGTTTGGCCGTCGGCGGCCGCGCGGTAGGCCTCGACGGCCTCGCCCACCAGCCGCACGTACAGGTCGAACCCGACGCCGGCGACGTGCCCGGACTGCTCGACGCCCAACACGTTGCCGGCGCCGCGGATCTCCAGGTCCTTCAGCGCGACCGCCATCCCCGCGCCCAGCTCGTTGTTCTGCGCGATGGTCGCCAGCCGGTCGTAGGCCGTCTCGGTCAGCGGGGCGTGCGGCGGATACAGGAAGTAGGCGTAACCGCGCTCGCGGCTGCGCCCGACCCGGCCCCGCAGCTGGTGCAGCTGGGACAGGCCGAAGGTGTCGGCGCGCTCGACGATCAGCGTGTTGGCGTTGGAGATGTCCAGCCCGGTCTCCACGATCGTGGTGCACACCAGGATGTCGTATTCGCGGTTCCAGAACCCCTGCACGGTGCGTTCCAGCCGCTCCTCGGGCATCTGGCCGTGCGCGACGACCACCCGCGCCTCGGGCACCAGCTCGCGGACGCGGGCCGCCGCCCGGTCGATGGAGCTGACCCGGTTGTGCACGTAGAAGGCCTGCCCGTCGCGCAGCAGCTCGCGCCGCAGGGCCGCCGCGACCTGCTTGTCGTCGTGCGGTCCGACGTAGGTCAGCACGGGATACCGCTCCTCGGGCGGCGTTAGGATCGTCGACATCTCGCGGATCCCGGCCAGGCTCATCTCCAGGGTGCGCGGGATGGGGGTGGCGCTCATGGTCAGCACGTCGACGTGGGTGCGCAGCGACTTGATGTGCTCCTTGTGCTCGACGCCGAAGCGCTGCTCCTCGTCGACCACCACCAGGCCCAGGTCCTTCCAGCGCACCCCGGTCTGCAGCAGCCGGTGCGTGCCGATCACGATGTCCACCGACCCGTCGGCCAGGCCCTCGATCACGGCGCGCGACTCGGCGTTGTCGGTGAACCGGGAGAGCCCCTTGACGGTCACCGGGAAGCCGGCCATCCGGTCGGTGAACGTCTGCAGGTGTTGGTCGGCCAGCAGCGTGGTGGGCACCAGCACGGCGACCTGCT
This genomic interval from Mycobacterium sp. SMC-2 contains the following:
- a CDS encoding lytic transglycosylase domain-containing protein is translated as MSPRRWLRAGAVIGATAMLMASSCTWQLSLFIPEGVPPPAGAPVPPVDTHASGRPADQLRAWAEERSAGLEIPVIALEAYAYAARVAEVENPKCHIAWTTLAGIGQVESHHGTYRGARLSPNGDVSPPIRGVRLDGSGGTLRIVDSEEQATDDDGVVRAMGPMQFIPETWRLYGVDAHNDGRLSPDNIDDAALAAAGYLCWRGKDLATPRGWITALRAYNNSGVYARAVRDWATAYAAGHPL
- a CDS encoding nucleoside triphosphate pyrophosphohydrolase, producing MIVVLFDPRRPSLVPVEAIEHLAGEVQYTEEMPVAVPWSLPAARPVHSGDDAPVLLSSDPDHPAVTARLAAGARLISAPETPRGERLVDVVAMMDKLRTAGPWESEQTHDSLRRFLLEETYELLDAVRSGSADQLREELGDVLLQVLFHARIAEDAPQLPFTIDDVAVTLMRKLGNRVPGVLAGQTISLQEQLAQWEERKAAEKSRKSVMDDVHTGQPALALAQKVIQRAEKAGLPADLIPGEITSISVAADGDAEGALRSAVLEFVDTVREVERAIAATRRGVGVPEEFDVAPLGEITEDEWREHWPSGEAPDASSAGAVADDA